The following coding sequences lie in one Actinomyces capricornis genomic window:
- a CDS encoding response regulator transcription factor yields MRILLADDATLLREGLAGLLTAAGHEVVAQAADADALRREVARLAGSGRLPDVVVTDVRMPPTGTDDGLRAAVDLRRRYPGLPVVVLSAYVTGQYVQDLLEGAGDAPGGGHGGGAVGYLLKERVGRVADFVHSLDVVVGGGVVIDPEVVSHLMRAARAAGQRDGAGMAGPPVAEAAGARGDGLAAGRIGEAPGLRGARGPRADEGSCLAPVAPGRATASGPGGTDRGGTGLNRLTPREQEVLELMAQGLSNTQIRERLVLSDGAVAKHVASIFRALDLQPGEENRRVRAVLAWLHATA; encoded by the coding sequence ATGAGGATCCTGCTGGCCGACGACGCCACGCTCCTGCGCGAGGGTCTGGCCGGCCTGCTGACCGCGGCTGGGCACGAGGTGGTGGCGCAGGCTGCCGACGCTGATGCCCTGCGCCGCGAGGTCGCGCGCCTGGCGGGATCGGGGCGGCTGCCCGACGTCGTCGTCACCGACGTGCGCATGCCGCCCACGGGCACCGACGACGGGCTGCGCGCCGCTGTCGACCTGCGGCGCAGGTACCCGGGCCTGCCCGTGGTGGTGCTCAGCGCCTATGTGACCGGGCAGTACGTGCAGGACCTGCTGGAGGGCGCGGGGGATGCCCCGGGCGGGGGGCATGGCGGCGGGGCGGTCGGCTACCTGCTCAAGGAGCGGGTGGGGCGGGTCGCCGACTTCGTGCACTCCCTCGATGTCGTCGTGGGCGGTGGGGTGGTGATCGATCCGGAGGTGGTCTCCCACCTCATGAGGGCGGCGCGTGCCGCGGGCCAGCGGGATGGGGCGGGCATGGCCGGCCCTCCAGTGGCCGAGGCGGCGGGCGCGCGGGGGGACGGGCTGGCCGCCGGCCGGATCGGTGAGGCCCCGGGCCTTCGCGGAGCCCGCGGTCCCCGGGCGGATGAGGGCTCCTGCCTGGCGCCCGTCGCCCCTGGACGGGCCACGGCGTCGGGGCCCGGCGGCACGGATCGCGGCGGTACGGGGCTCAACCGGCTGACCCCGCGGGAGCAAGAGGTTCTCGAGCTGATGGCCCAGGGGCTGTCCAACACGCAGATCAGGGAGCGGCTGGTGCTCTCCGATGGGGCGGTGGCCAAACATGTCGCCAGCATCTTCCGTGCGCTCGACCTGCAGCCCGGTGAGGAGAACCGCCGGGTGCGGGCCGTCCTGGCCTGGCTGCACGCCACCGCCTGA
- a CDS encoding sensor histidine kinase → MSPGRRSPGRRSPGHLARIVAWELLHALAWAPLALLGILAILFFHLTVPIGAAVQRAIARRLGAHAASGRPSGERLSPWLLSRVAEAAFWRQDLPLCLGAFLLGLASAYITSNGLTIAVAMITVPLSASRAQPVTVRLNGPALVVTDPTTAWWLILLGVAVLALTAALLLGVGVVRLRLITALSGDREEPRVRRLRAEVGQLTASRATLMDAFEVERARIERDLHDGAQQDLVALTMSLGALRLSAESLPDEEISQAARASLLSGVDAAQDRAEAALGSLRETVHGIRPEVLSERGLVPALRDLAGRAPLPTAVVITGDDGDLAAISPPVATVVYFAVAEALTNAAKHARAGHATVTVRCSGASLNATVSDDGVGGADPRRERATGLRGMEQRVESIGGRLEVHSPPGGGTRLSMTTPLVPPWGAHSAVPPALAGPPVAP, encoded by the coding sequence ATGAGCCCCGGGCGCCGCAGCCCCGGGCGCCGCAGCCCCGGGCACCTGGCCCGTATCGTGGCGTGGGAGCTCCTGCACGCACTGGCATGGGCTCCTCTGGCGCTGCTGGGCATCCTGGCCATCCTCTTCTTCCACCTGACCGTCCCCATCGGCGCGGCAGTGCAGCGGGCCATCGCGCGCCGCCTGGGCGCCCACGCGGCCTCGGGCCGCCCAAGCGGTGAGCGCCTGAGCCCCTGGCTCCTGTCCCGCGTGGCCGAGGCGGCCTTCTGGCGCCAGGACCTTCCCCTGTGCCTGGGGGCCTTCCTGCTGGGCCTGGCCTCGGCGTACATCACCTCCAACGGGCTGACCATCGCCGTCGCCATGATCACGGTGCCCCTGTCCGCCTCGCGGGCCCAGCCGGTGACGGTCCGGCTCAACGGGCCCGCGCTGGTCGTGACGGACCCGACCACGGCCTGGTGGCTCATCCTGCTCGGCGTGGCCGTCCTGGCCCTGACCGCCGCCCTTCTGCTGGGGGTGGGCGTGGTGCGGCTCCGGCTCATCACGGCCCTGTCCGGCGATCGCGAGGAGCCGCGAGTCCGGCGGTTGAGAGCGGAGGTCGGCCAGCTCACGGCCAGCCGCGCCACCCTCATGGACGCTTTCGAGGTCGAGCGCGCCCGCATCGAGCGGGATCTTCACGACGGCGCCCAGCAGGACCTCGTGGCCCTGACGATGAGCCTGGGGGCACTGCGCCTGAGCGCCGAGTCCCTGCCCGACGAGGAGATCTCGCAGGCCGCCCGCGCGAGCCTGCTGTCCGGCGTCGATGCCGCCCAGGACCGCGCGGAGGCGGCCCTGGGCAGTCTGCGCGAGACGGTGCACGGCATCCGCCCCGAGGTCCTGTCCGAGCGGGGCCTGGTGCCGGCCCTCCGGGATCTGGCGGGCCGAGCGCCCCTGCCGACCGCCGTCGTCATCACGGGCGACGACGGCGACCTCGCCGCGATCTCCCCGCCCGTGGCGACCGTGGTCTACTTCGCGGTCGCCGAGGCCCTGACCAACGCGGCCAAGCACGCCCGGGCCGGCCACGCCACCGTCACCGTGCGCTGCTCGGGCGCGAGCCTGAACGCGACGGTCAGCGATGACGGCGTTGGCGGGGCCGACCCGCGGCGGGAGCGGGCCACGGGCCTGCGCGGCATGGAGCAGCGGGTGGAGTCCATCGGCGGGAGGCTGGAGGTGCACTCGCCGCCCGGGGGCGGGACGCGGCTGTCGATGACGACTCCCCTGGTGCCACCCTGGGGCGCGCACTCCGCCGTGCCCCCGGCACTGGCCGGCCCTCCGGTGGCCCCGTGA
- a CDS encoding ABC transporter ATP-binding protein, protein MSIFRPRTDPAGRLGAESPGAVRPAAPAIPAIEVQGLRRVFRLQGRGAAAVTALDDVGLTLPAGSFTALVGASGCGKSTLLQCIAGLDAPTAGTVSLLGTRTSELSSRAAARFRARHVGFIFQDDNLVTSLSARDNVALPGRLRRRPLSRRGVDEALERVGLSAQARHLPHQMSGGERQRVAIARVLASCPDLVFADEPTAALDVGAAATVLDWLAALAGQGAGGTGGSGGAGGAPGGRDAARATVLMVTHDAAAAARAQRVLVMDAGCLVASLPGGDPAAVSAAVLSAREDGRRDGRQDGARAIGAARSLSGYADPQCHRGAGGPR, encoded by the coding sequence ATGAGCATATTCCGTCCACGGACCGATCCCGCCGGCCGGCTCGGCGCCGAATCTCCCGGCGCGGTGCGGCCAGCCGCGCCGGCGATCCCGGCCATCGAGGTCCAGGGGCTCCGGCGCGTCTTCCGCCTCCAGGGGCGGGGGGCCGCGGCCGTGACCGCCCTCGACGACGTCGGCCTCACCCTGCCCGCTGGCAGCTTCACCGCCCTGGTGGGCGCCTCGGGCTGCGGCAAGTCCACCCTCCTGCAGTGCATCGCCGGGCTCGACGCCCCCACCGCCGGCACGGTCAGTCTCCTGGGCACCCGGACCAGCGAGCTGTCCTCCCGCGCCGCCGCCCGATTCCGGGCGCGGCACGTGGGGTTCATCTTCCAGGACGACAACCTGGTCACCTCCCTGTCTGCCCGCGACAATGTGGCCCTGCCCGGGCGCCTGCGCCGTCGTCCCCTCAGCCGCAGGGGCGTCGATGAGGCGCTGGAGCGCGTCGGCCTGTCCGCCCAGGCGCGCCACCTGCCCCACCAGATGAGCGGGGGCGAGCGCCAGCGGGTCGCCATCGCGCGGGTGCTGGCCTCCTGCCCCGATCTCGTCTTCGCCGATGAGCCCACGGCGGCTCTCGACGTCGGCGCAGCAGCGACCGTCCTGGACTGGCTCGCAGCGCTCGCCGGGCAGGGCGCGGGGGGCACTGGGGGATCTGGGGGCGCCGGGGGCGCGCCTGGCGGGCGTGACGCCGCCCGGGCCACCGTCCTCATGGTGACCCATGACGCCGCCGCAGCGGCGCGGGCCCAGCGCGTCCTGGTCATGGATGCGGGCTGCCTCGTCGCCAGCCTGCCCGGCGGGGATCCCGCCGCCGTCTCCGCCGCCGTCCTGTCTGCCCGCGAGGACGGGCGCCGGGACGGGCGCCAGGACGGCGCCCGCGCCATTGGGGCCGCCCGCAGCCTCAGCGGCTACGCGGACCCCCAGTGCCATCGCGGTGCGGGAGGGCCACGATGA
- a CDS encoding FtsX-like permease family protein: MIRLLLADLRHHGGSWAWTLAIAVVAASCIAGQFRVVHGALALARSTGDADIIESANVISGLLITGVVLSATAVLSSTSGLAVSQREREHGLWKALGMSPSTVRGLILGQLLALGLLASLVSVPLSIPLGRLLLDQLVSDGVFPPTSSLRWEAADLIWTALISAGTLVLGGRSAARRAACAPEAVLLRGTGGGGAPGRDTGRIVLRILGVVIAAAGWVAGLVVITVSDDGEAGIQAVFNGSLSALVLLCLLCAWITPLLERMVAALVPGRGVAWHVAGRTCALESRRSSATVLPFVVAIGLVAIVLGVAAGLPGASSSAFFSLFGLPFLVAWTGGVAVIAMSAGQRQRDAALLRAAGAEERDVLLMEVLEGVIHAVAACLIGLLVALAAAVLMARLLNRSVVEMLMGFANGPTAIVCGATLLTTCLAVVASSRVSALVGRQSPAQVLRARE; encoded by the coding sequence ATGATCCGCCTCCTGCTGGCCGACCTGCGCCATCACGGCGGATCCTGGGCGTGGACCCTGGCGATCGCGGTGGTCGCCGCCTCCTGCATCGCGGGGCAGTTCCGGGTGGTCCACGGTGCGCTGGCGCTCGCACGCTCCACCGGGGACGCCGACATCATCGAATCGGCGAACGTCATCTCCGGCCTGCTCATCACGGGCGTGGTCCTCTCGGCCACGGCCGTCCTGTCCTCCACCAGCGGCCTGGCGGTCTCCCAGCGCGAGCGTGAGCACGGGCTGTGGAAGGCCCTGGGCATGAGCCCCTCCACGGTGCGCGGCCTCATCCTGGGCCAGCTCCTCGCCCTGGGCCTCCTGGCCTCCCTGGTCTCGGTGCCGCTGAGCATCCCCCTGGGGAGGCTCCTGCTCGATCAGCTCGTCTCCGACGGGGTCTTCCCGCCCACCTCGTCCCTGCGCTGGGAGGCCGCCGACCTGATCTGGACGGCCCTCATCAGCGCGGGGACCCTCGTGCTGGGCGGCCGGTCGGCGGCCAGGCGGGCCGCCTGCGCCCCCGAGGCCGTCCTGCTGCGCGGTACCGGCGGAGGCGGCGCTCCTGGTCGCGATACCGGTCGGATCGTCCTGCGCATCCTTGGGGTGGTCATCGCAGCCGCAGGGTGGGTGGCCGGCCTGGTCGTCATCACGGTGAGCGACGACGGCGAGGCCGGGATACAGGCGGTCTTCAACGGCTCCCTGAGCGCCCTGGTGCTCCTGTGCCTCCTGTGCGCGTGGATCACCCCGCTCCTGGAGCGCATGGTCGCAGCCCTCGTCCCCGGCAGGGGAGTGGCCTGGCATGTGGCGGGGCGCACCTGTGCCCTGGAGTCCCGGCGATCCTCTGCTACGGTCCTGCCCTTCGTGGTGGCGATCGGCCTGGTGGCCATCGTGCTCGGTGTCGCCGCCGGGCTGCCCGGTGCGAGTAGCAGCGCCTTCTTCTCGCTGTTCGGGCTTCCCTTCCTCGTGGCCTGGACGGGAGGCGTGGCGGTGATCGCCATGAGCGCGGGCCAGCGGCAGCGCGACGCCGCCCTGCTGCGCGCCGCTGGGGCTGAGGAGCGCGATGTCCTGCTCATGGAGGTTCTCGAGGGCGTCATCCACGCTGTGGCGGCGTGCCTGATCGGGCTGCTTGTCGCCCTGGCCGCGGCGGTGCTCATGGCTCGGCTCCTGAACCGGTCGGTCGTTGAGATGCTGATGGGCTTCGCCAACGGGCCCACGGCGATCGTCTGCGGCGCGACCCTGCTGACCACCTGCCTGGCCGTCGTCGCCTCCTCGCGAGTCAGCGCGCTCGTCGGCCGGCAGAGCCCGGCCCAGGTGCTGCGCGCCCGGGAATGA
- a CDS encoding outer membrane protein assembly factor BamB family protein, with translation MSPASAPPSPPSGLPSRRSVVAGALGVCALGAASQGAGLPAPAAAAPPPIALSPATDTSLRTITTSKTGTRVIATYTDLSADRKVMAACFFTHPDNGRLKIALGVVGATNHLQIIDAATGSLDGTRTFTGLSDGAGVRELVYAPKAEAIIATCGTRVIKANVRDNGWKDLGAVVSPEKKWAQGYEPRLDADGQVWIGNSEATVVRIDPVAGSLTYGAAVGQGASITRHIAVAGGTVYAGVGSSSPRIAAFDRKDPSRVAATITHPEAASTGIARYLTALDETHLAVELPIGSPGDTRSLIYDTAAGTWTQTEVYPFNGHYAPHPTKPGHSLAIQGRGDGTGVLFTMDNATGRKVGEVTAIPNRYARAMALLPGRSNILGIVASTEAGCQYIEVDVEAGRVVAQRDPEVKPAGLASQAPFIPDDENALYVGAYQGRTLTRLDLGAAELTQGAVARTSGTQGQVESMATDGSGLVMASYEHARVWRTARPGLGEASQVAELGSHQQSRPFGLALAGGRICVGSAAVSGVAGGALSLINPADGAATVLTDLVPGHSFVGLVSDGKDTVYATTSITGGSGQGSGYAHVLAYDARQERELWRVEVDGEDILNSPLLVEGTLYVATISGALVIDPATGALAEYLRLRPAPSGRVSGYRLATMTYCAKERLLVHTASSKTCAIDPAARTGWLLARGNDWSVVQSSTGRVFVNTAETEVTEVALRP, from the coding sequence ATGTCCCCAGCATCCGCACCGCCCTCCCCGCCCTCCGGCCTTCCCAGTCGCCGCAGCGTCGTCGCCGGGGCCCTGGGGGTCTGCGCCCTGGGCGCTGCCTCCCAAGGCGCGGGCCTGCCCGCCCCGGCCGCGGCGGCCCCACCCCCCATCGCCCTCAGCCCCGCCACGGACACCTCCCTGCGGACCATCACCACCAGCAAGACCGGCACCCGCGTCATCGCCACCTACACCGACCTCAGCGCCGACAGGAAGGTGATGGCCGCCTGCTTCTTCACCCACCCGGACAACGGCAGGCTCAAGATCGCCCTGGGGGTCGTGGGCGCCACGAACCACCTGCAGATCATCGACGCCGCCACCGGCTCCCTCGACGGTACCCGGACCTTCACCGGCCTGTCCGACGGCGCGGGCGTGCGCGAGCTCGTCTACGCCCCCAAGGCCGAGGCCATCATCGCCACCTGCGGCACCCGGGTTATCAAGGCCAACGTGCGCGACAACGGCTGGAAGGACCTGGGCGCCGTTGTCTCCCCGGAGAAGAAATGGGCCCAGGGCTACGAGCCGCGTCTCGATGCCGATGGCCAGGTGTGGATCGGCAACTCCGAGGCCACCGTGGTGCGGATCGACCCGGTGGCCGGGAGCCTGACCTACGGGGCGGCGGTGGGCCAGGGCGCCAGCATCACCCGGCACATCGCCGTCGCCGGCGGCACCGTCTACGCGGGCGTGGGCAGCAGCTCCCCGCGCATCGCCGCCTTCGACCGCAAGGACCCCAGCCGGGTGGCCGCCACCATCACCCACCCCGAGGCCGCCTCGACCGGCATCGCCCGCTACCTCACCGCCCTGGATGAGACCCACCTGGCCGTCGAGCTGCCGATCGGCAGCCCCGGCGACACGCGCAGCCTCATCTACGACACCGCCGCGGGCACCTGGACCCAGACAGAGGTCTACCCCTTCAACGGCCACTACGCCCCCCACCCCACCAAGCCCGGGCACAGCCTGGCGATCCAGGGGCGGGGCGACGGCACCGGCGTGCTGTTCACCATGGACAACGCCACCGGCCGGAAGGTCGGGGAGGTCACGGCCATCCCCAACCGCTATGCGCGGGCGATGGCGCTCCTGCCCGGCCGCAGCAACATCCTGGGCATCGTGGCCTCCACCGAGGCCGGGTGCCAGTACATCGAGGTCGACGTCGAGGCGGGCAGGGTCGTGGCCCAGCGCGATCCGGAGGTGAAGCCCGCCGGCCTTGCCAGCCAGGCGCCCTTCATCCCCGACGACGAGAACGCGCTGTACGTGGGCGCCTACCAGGGGCGCACCCTGACCCGCCTGGACCTCGGCGCCGCGGAGCTGACCCAGGGCGCGGTGGCGCGCACCTCGGGCACCCAGGGGCAGGTGGAGTCCATGGCCACCGACGGCTCCGGCCTCGTGATGGCCAGCTACGAGCATGCCCGCGTGTGGCGCACCGCCCGGCCCGGGCTGGGGGAGGCCTCCCAGGTGGCCGAGCTGGGCTCCCACCAGCAGTCCCGGCCCTTCGGGCTGGCCCTGGCCGGCGGGCGGATCTGCGTGGGCAGCGCCGCCGTCTCGGGGGTGGCGGGCGGGGCCCTGTCCCTCATCAACCCCGCCGACGGCGCCGCCACCGTGCTGACCGACCTGGTGCCCGGGCACTCCTTCGTGGGCCTGGTCTCCGACGGCAAGGACACCGTCTACGCCACCACCTCGATCACGGGCGGCTCGGGCCAGGGCTCCGGCTACGCCCACGTCCTGGCCTACGACGCGCGCCAGGAGCGCGAGTTGTGGCGGGTGGAGGTGGACGGGGAAGACATCCTCAACAGCCCCCTGCTGGTGGAGGGCACCCTGTATGTGGCCACGATCAGTGGGGCGCTGGTCATCGACCCGGCCACGGGGGCGCTCGCGGAGTACCTGCGGCTGCGGCCCGCGCCCTCCGGCAGGGTCTCCGGCTACCGCCTGGCCACGATGACCTACTGCGCCAAGGAGAGGCTGCTGGTCCACACCGCCAGTTCCAAGACCTGTGCGATCGACCCGGCGGCCAGGACCGGGTGGCTGCTGGCGCGGGGCAACGACTGGTCCGTGGTGCAGTCCAGCACCGGGCGGGTCTTCGTCAACACCGCCGAGACCGAGGTCACGGAGGTGGCGCTGCGACCGTAG
- the betT gene encoding choline BCCT transporter BetT — MVIAVVAAAAIISPTALQGAFGAAVGWTGRWFGSFYILLVTAVLVFVVALAFSRFGTVRLGPSNSTPDFSTFSWAAMLFAAGIGTGIMFFAIAEPVAQYMAPPTGQAETIAAARQGIVLTLFHYGISGWGLYSLVGMSMAYFAYRRRDSLAVRSTLRPLLGDRVDGLAGDLIDTAALIGGVFGIAASLGVGVVQLNVALSILFGLPQGAPTQIGLIALSVLMATVSAVSGVDRGVRILSNINVLLAIGLALWVLVTGNTAFLLDSLVGSIGDFATQFPLLTLETYAYDRPETWLNGWTLFFWAWWITWAAFVGMFLARISRGRTIRQFVLGSLALPFSYIVMWVSIFGNQALSLIRSGDTAFAQATVSQPEQGLYLLLNSMPGGTGLIALALFIGILFYVTSADSGALVMSNLCVRARGEHQDAPAWLRIFWASLTGILTIAMLLAGGIPILQQATIVMALPFSFVIITVMVGLWRALSTEATRNAARSIAYRNRALGFTGTAAGLKRISWRDRLSHTFDTVSPARAKRALEGRIVPALEAVAEELRKESLLAEVYVEGEEAQDPDDERNFLGRATLVVSPPGTPASPEEDPLAVERSFGLDSFRYVVRMVQAPVPAYGAVVHEADDLTVRLEVRPRGGGQGYDLMDWSVDQVAHDVLDHYERWIEYLGTSETL, encoded by the coding sequence ATGGTCATCGCGGTGGTCGCAGCAGCGGCGATCATCAGCCCCACCGCCCTCCAGGGGGCCTTCGGTGCGGCCGTGGGCTGGACCGGGCGCTGGTTCGGGTCCTTCTACATCCTGCTGGTCACGGCGGTCCTCGTCTTCGTCGTGGCGCTGGCCTTCTCGCGCTTCGGGACCGTGCGCCTGGGCCCCAGCAACTCCACCCCGGACTTCTCCACCTTCTCGTGGGCCGCCATGCTCTTCGCCGCCGGCATCGGCACCGGGATCATGTTCTTCGCGATCGCCGAGCCCGTCGCCCAGTACATGGCACCACCCACGGGCCAGGCCGAGACGATCGCCGCCGCCCGGCAGGGCATCGTCCTGACCCTCTTCCACTACGGCATCTCCGGCTGGGGGCTGTACTCCCTGGTGGGCATGTCGATGGCCTACTTCGCCTACCGCCGTCGAGACAGCCTGGCAGTGCGCTCCACCCTGCGCCCTCTGCTGGGCGACCGGGTCGACGGGCTGGCCGGGGACCTCATCGACACCGCGGCGCTCATCGGGGGCGTGTTCGGCATCGCCGCCTCCCTGGGCGTCGGCGTGGTCCAGCTCAATGTCGCACTGAGCATCCTGTTCGGGCTGCCCCAGGGCGCCCCCACGCAGATCGGCCTCATCGCCCTGTCCGTCCTCATGGCCACCGTCTCGGCCGTCTCTGGCGTGGACCGCGGAGTGCGCATCCTGTCCAACATCAACGTGCTGCTGGCCATCGGCCTGGCCCTGTGGGTGCTGGTCACCGGCAACACCGCCTTCCTGCTGGACTCCCTGGTGGGCTCCATCGGGGACTTCGCCACCCAGTTCCCGCTGCTGACCCTGGAGACCTACGCCTACGACCGCCCCGAGACCTGGCTCAACGGGTGGACACTGTTCTTCTGGGCCTGGTGGATCACCTGGGCGGCCTTCGTCGGCATGTTCCTGGCCCGCATCTCCCGGGGACGCACCATCCGCCAGTTCGTCCTGGGCTCCCTGGCCCTGCCCTTCAGCTACATCGTCATGTGGGTCTCGATCTTCGGCAACCAGGCGCTCAGCCTCATCCGCTCGGGCGACACCGCCTTCGCCCAGGCCACCGTCAGCCAGCCCGAGCAGGGGCTCTACCTCCTGCTCAACTCCATGCCCGGGGGCACGGGCCTCATCGCCCTGGCCCTGTTCATCGGCATCCTGTTCTACGTCACCTCCGCCGACTCCGGGGCCCTGGTGATGTCCAACCTGTGCGTGCGCGCCCGGGGGGAGCACCAGGACGCGCCCGCCTGGCTGCGGATCTTCTGGGCCTCCCTCACCGGGATCCTGACCATCGCCATGCTCCTGGCCGGCGGCATCCCGATCCTCCAGCAGGCCACGATCGTCATGGCCCTGCCCTTCTCCTTCGTCATCATCACGGTCATGGTGGGCCTGTGGCGGGCCCTGAGCACGGAGGCCACCCGCAACGCGGCCCGCTCCATCGCCTACCGCAACCGCGCCCTGGGGTTCACGGGAACCGCGGCGGGCCTCAAGCGCATCTCCTGGCGCGACCGGCTCTCCCACACCTTCGACACCGTCTCCCCGGCCCGGGCCAAGCGCGCCCTGGAGGGACGGATCGTGCCGGCCCTGGAGGCGGTGGCCGAGGAGCTGCGCAAGGAGAGCCTGCTCGCAGAGGTCTACGTCGAGGGCGAGGAGGCCCAGGACCCCGACGACGAGCGCAACTTCCTGGGGCGCGCCACCCTGGTGGTCAGCCCTCCGGGAACGCCCGCCTCGCCGGAGGAGGACCCGCTGGCCGTGGAGCGGTCCTTCGGCCTGGACTCCTTCCGCTACGTGGTGCGCATGGTCCAGGCACCGGTGCCCGCCTATGGCGCCGTCGTCCACGAGGCGGACGACCTCACCGTGCGCCTGGAGGTGCGCCCGCGCGGGGGCGGCCAGGGCTACGACCTCATGGACTGGTCGGTCGACCAGGTCGCCCACGATGTCCTGGACCACTACGAGCGGTGGATCGAGTACCTGGGCACCTCCGAGACGCTGTAA
- a CDS encoding nucleoside deaminase, producing MRRALGLARAAGRAGEVPVGAVVLSGGGGVLAEAANARQAQCDPTAHAEIRALRAAGAALGDSHLEGCTLVVTLEPCTMCAGAIVLARVSRLVFAAWEPRTGACGSVRDVVRDSRANHQVEVHAGLRAEESQALLTDFFAQRR from the coding sequence ATGCGGCGTGCCCTGGGGCTGGCCCGTGCGGCAGGGCGGGCCGGTGAGGTGCCGGTGGGCGCCGTCGTCCTGTCGGGCGGGGGCGGGGTGCTCGCCGAGGCCGCCAACGCCCGCCAGGCGCAGTGCGATCCGACGGCGCACGCCGAGATCCGCGCCCTGCGAGCCGCCGGTGCCGCCCTGGGCGACTCCCACCTGGAGGGCTGCACCCTCGTGGTCACCCTGGAGCCCTGCACCATGTGCGCGGGGGCGATCGTCCTGGCCCGGGTCTCGCGCCTGGTCTTCGCGGCCTGGGAGCCGCGCACCGGCGCCTGCGGCTCGGTGCGCGACGTCGTGCGAGACTCGCGCGCCAACCACCAGGTCGAGGTGCATGCCGGGCTGCGGGCCGAGGAGTCCCAGGCGCTTCTCACCGACTTCTTCGCCCAGCGCCGCTGA